The genomic interval GCTTTTGATAGACAGCTTTGTTCTCCTTGAGTCCTTTGGGACCGAAGATAGCCTCCCACGCGTCCCATGAGAAATCGTACCCTAACTCTTTGGCGGTTGGTATCTGGGGATGGTCTTTGGATCGTTGAGGAGAACAAGTCGCGAGGATCCGCAGCTTGCCGGCCTCAAACATCTGGTTAAAGGCGACCATGGGTGAGAAGGCGACATCTACCTCGCCAGCGGCAAGTCCGACTACAGACGGTCCTTCACCTTTGTAAGCAATCTGCGTGAATTCGCATCCAAACTTCGACGCAAAGGCAGCGCTTCCAAGGTGCGTGGTGTTCCCTGTTCCCGTATTACCGTGCTTCAGTTTCTTCGGGTTCGCCTTTCCATAATCGACCAATTCTTTGAGCGTCTTGAAGGAGGAGTTTGTTGGAACGGCAATCATGAAGGGCGCAGAATAGACGTTTGCGATCCATGTATAGTCCCAGATATTGATACCGGGTTTTGTGTACTGGAACATGACCGTCGTTCCGCTCTGGGCCACGGTATATCCGTCAGGCTTGGCTTCACGAACGGCCTTGTGACCGATGACCCCGACGCCGCCGACATTATTTACCACCATGACAGGCGTGCCCAGGTATTTTTCGATGTAAGGACTGAGCATCCGTGCGACAATGTCCGATCGGCCTCCTGGAGGGAAAAAGACGGTGTAGGACAAAGGCTTGCTCGGATAGGCGTCGGCAGCGAGGCCCGGAGGCGCAGTCATGCCGATCCAGAGGCTTGCCACCACAAGCAAGGATGCTAGATAGACTAGATTCTTTTTCATCTGTTCTCCCTTTCTTTCATCGTTTCAACGAATTTTTAATAACCTTTAAGCCAAAAGGCAGGACCAGCACTACAATGCCGAGTATAATGAATGTTAACGAGATTGGTCTCGTGAAAAAGATTAAAAAATTGCCACCGGAGATATTGAGAGACCTTCGGAGATTGTCTTCAAACAGGGGCCCCAGGATATAGGCAAGAGCCAGCGGAGCGGGTTCATACTCGAACTTCTTCATGAGGAATCCAACGATTCCGAAGAAGATCATGACCCCGATATCGGAGACGAGGCTCCCGATCGTGTAAGCCCCGATAAGACAGAAAAGAAGGATGCCTGAGAAAAGATATACATAGGGAACCTTAAGCAACCGGACCCATATTCCGATCAGGGGAAGATTAAGAGCAAGGAGAATCACATTGCCAACATACATGCTGCCGATCACGCCCCAGAAGATATCCGGAGTCTTCGTAATCAAGAGAGGACCGGGGACCACCTCGTGAATCATGAGAGCAGCGAGGACGATGGCCATCACACTGTTAGTGGGGACGCCGAGAGTGAGAAGGGGAATAAATGCAGAGGTTGCGGTAGCGTTGTTGGCCGCCTCAGGACCAGCTACGCCCTCGATCGCACCCTGACCAAAACTCTCGGGACGTTTCGATAACCTTTTCTCGACCCCGTACGACAGGATGGAGGATATGATTGCATTCCCGCCCGGCAGGATGCCGTAGAAGAATCCGATGACCGTGCCTCGAGTGATCGGCCCTATGGACGCCTTCCAATCCGCAAAGTTTGGAAAGAGGTTCTTGATCTTCCCTACGAAGAGAGTGAACTCCTGTTTCTCCAGATTGAGCAGAACCTCAGAAATTCCGAAGAGGCCCATGACCACCGGAATAAGCCCGACCCCGTCCATCAAAAAGTCGAATCCAAAGGTGAAGCGGTCCTTGCTGACGACCGGATCCGTCCCGATCGTGCCGATCAATATGCCTGCTGCGGCCATCATAAAAGCCTTGATCTTCGATCCGCTGCCCAGGAAACAAAGCAACGTCAGCCCGAAAAAAATGATCGATACATACTCGGTCGAGGTGAATTCCAGCGCAAATTTCGCGAGAGGCGGAGCGACAAACATCAGCCCGATGATGCTCAAGGTACCCGCGATAAAAGAGCCGAAGGCTGCTATTCCTAACGCGGGCCCGGCCCGGCCTTTGAGAGCCATTTTGTAGCCGTCGAAACAGGTGACGACGGATGCCGCTTCTCCTGGAATATTGACCAGGATAGACGTCGTGGAACCACCGTACATTGCACCGTAGTAAATCCCCGCAAGCATGATCACGGCGGCTGCAGGCGAAAGGTAGAGAGTCATAGGCAGAAGAAGGGCGACGGCGGCACCGGGACCGAACCCCGGGAGGACGCCGGTCAGTGTTCCAAGAAAGCAGCCAAGGAAGCAGTTGAAAAGATTCCTGGCCGTTAAGGCGGTGCTAAACCCTTGCAGTAGTCCTGAGAGCGGATCCATAGACCTGACCTTTTGGCAGAGGTGTTCCGAGCAAGTACGAAAAGAAACCGTAGCAGACAACGGAAATGACAAGAGCTAGCGCGATGGAAATTATCCATCCCTTCTTTCCGACGAATCTGAGCAGGAAAAAGAGGAACAGAAACGTAGTGAGGATAAATCCCAACTGCTTAAAGAGAACCATGTAGCCGATCAAAGAAACCGAGACAGCAAGGACGGTTCTCCAGCTCCCCTTCATCTCCCAAAATGACTTCTTTTCAGATTTGACGCCAGTGAACGAAGCGATGAAAAGAACTGAGGACAGGACCCCGAGCACAGTCCCAAAGACAACGGGCAGTAAGCCCGGCCCAGGCTCATGCCAGGTGCCAAACCCGTATCGGAAGCCGCCCGTGATAAATCCAACGCCCACCAGGAGCCAGAATGAACTGCTGACTACATCGTATGATCTCAAACGGGAATTCCCTTCTACATGTGGGGCGAAACAATAGTTCAGTATATTAAGAGTGAACTGTCCTGCTTGTCAAGGTTACAGGACAAGGGGCGATGTTCCCGCAGGTAATCGCCGTCAAGATGTATTACATTCTTACAAGAATCCCAAGGGACGGACGGTCCGTGGAAGAACGCATGACAAGAGAACAGCTTTTGAGCCAACTGGAGGAGATGCGACAGCAACTCCATCTGCTCGACTCCTGCAGACAAGAAATGCACTCTGGGCAGGCAAAATATGAACGACTCCTTGAGTCTGCACCGGACGCCATGCTTTTCCTCAATCGAAATGGCAGAATAGTTCTCTCGAATGCTCAATTAGAAGAATTGTTCGGTTACGCCGAGGGGGAATTGATAGGCATGGACGTCCATACCTTGATTCCGGAAAGATATCATGCCCGGCATCGGAAGAACGTGGCAAATTATTTTTCCAACCCCATTCCTCGTCTAATGGGAACTAACCTGGAAATCTATGGTCTCAGGAAGGACAAAACGGAATTCCCGGCCGACATCAGTCTGAGCCCGCTCGAAACGGATGGTGAAGTACTCGTCATAGCATCAATCAGAGACATAACGGAACCAAAACTGGCAGAACAGCAGATAGAACGGAACTACCGTATTCAGACGGTCATAAGCTCTGTCCTGAAAGTTTCACTCGAACCTATTTCTCTGGATGAGCAGATCAACCGGGTTCTGGATCTGATCCTCACTACCCCGGGAATACTGCCCAATGCGGAAGGGTATATCTATAGTATCGGGGACGATCCTGAAATGCTTGTTCTCAGGGCTCATCGTCACTCCACCGGCCGGGAACCCCCCTTCGAGAGAATCGCTGCTGACAAATGCATGTGCCAGGGATTCCGATTGACCTGCACTCCGGATGCTGCGCCGTCTATCCTCGATGGTCACTTCTGCACGCCTATAGTATCATCGGGGCAAACGCTCGGGCTGATCATGATGGACATGAAAGAAGGAAGCACAACAACGGCAACTCCCGATGCAGAGATGTTCCTCGTGGCCATCGCGAATACCCTCGCGACAGTTATTATGCGTCACCAGGCCGAAGCGGAAAGAAATAAACTTAGGGACCAGTTGTCCGAGAGTGAAAAACTGGCTGCGCTCGGTAGAATAGCTGCGGATTTGGCTGATGAATTAAGAAACCCTCTGACGGCGGTCGGCGGGTTTGCCAGAAGATTAGAAAAAAAATTTTCGGATGTCTCCAAAGAAAAGGAGTACGTGGCCTTCATTGTGGCGGAGGTCACCAGGATGGAAGGTATCCTGCGCAGCGTCCTCTCGCTGTCACGAGGCGCAGCTCGCCGCATGGAGCAGTGCGACCTCAGTCACATTGCTGAAGAAGCGGTGCGATTGTCTGAAAAAGCTTTACGGGAACGATCCATCGCTGCAGAGAAGGTATATCATGGTGGCATGATCACTGTCAAAAGCAGCGCTGGATCTGGTTCCACCTTCTCGCTCCATCTTTCGTGCAGTGAGTAGCAAGGGCGCTACGGGTGGTCACAGTTTGACGAGGACAACGCCGCGCGTATAGAATGAATTGAAGCCAGAGGAGCCATCATCACCTTGCTCCCGACCTGGCTACGACTTGGAGGTCTCAATGCCTGCAACGTACATGGCAATAATGATGGAATCAGGGGAGGTTCGGTGGCGCCCCAAGCTCAACGCGGACATCTCTGACTCCGGACCCGATGACCACAGATTGATCATCGAATTCGAAGGCGACCTTGAAAAGATGTCATGGATCTCAAATCTGTCGTCCGGAAAGGTAACGGTCGACTTCAATCTACTTGTTGATTGCGAACCCAAACTATTTGACAAAGCATGGCTTCGACACCAGGGCTCTCGACAAGCCGGTGTTACAGCCATGGGAAGCCATCATATAATCGAGATACATCTGGAATAATACCTCGGCTAGCCCTATTACCTGATCATATTCGCCCGGCGGGTCGCCTGTTGCAACATCAACTCTCGTGTCCCATTTGCTTACTACAAGCCTAGGTGTTTTGCCGGTGTCGTCTGAAAGACTTTCTTAATCTCCTCTTTTGTGGCACCATACGCCAATAGGAGCTTAATCGTCCACTCCGTTCCCACCAGGTGGGTCGGGTTATGAACCTGGCCGTAATCCGATCCATACACAAGGTTGTCCGCGCCCACCTCCTTGATTATCCTCACTGCATAGACAGGGCCGGTCTCGTGAAGAGGAAACGTCGTTGTTCCAAGGCCTGAAAGCATGAGCTTGATCCCTTCAGAGGCGGCTTCCTTCATTTCTGAGATGAGCGTCTTGCTGTGAATGTGCGCCGGATGGATAATCTCTAATCGTTTCACCCCGACCCGCTTTGCCTCTTCCATCACAACCTTTGTGTCCGAGTACGGATAATGGCCGGAGGCCAGTATAAGATCCTGGTCCGCGCAGATCTTTAAAATCTCGGTCAATTGAGGAAACACTTGCCCCTTCTCGTCGAGAAGTTTGATCCCTGCCCCGGACCAATCGTCAAACACAACCCGCCTGTGATGATAAGAATCAACCATTGGCAGCCAGACGTATTTGAACCCGGGAAATCCAAGGCACCTCTTAACGGCGTCCGGGTTGAGTCCCCCGACAGAGTAATTGAGCGTAATCCCTCCGAGGATCTCCACCGGTCGAATCCCGCAATCCTGGGCCCACTTGTCGAGATACTTTTTGACAATCGGAATTCTGGAAGCCGACGGGGTAAACCACGTCTTGAAAACCACTGCCCTCATCTTGGCTCGGCTGTAGTCAAAAGCG from Syntrophorhabdales bacterium carries:
- a CDS encoding DUF6282 family protein gives rise to the protein MFKDDMSFEKVLQIKVDPERIERVKKLVRFDIPDLSEEVKSFLISQQLQFVNIQYARFMAGVKFTEHDVKELLEGAIDCHAHGGSDPFDRLLLEDDIAFDYSRAKMRAVVFKTWFTPSASRIPIVKKYLDKWAQDCGIRPVEILGGITLNYSVGGLNPDAVKRCLGFPGFKYVWLPMVDSYHHRRVVFDDWSGAGIKLLDEKGQVFPQLTEILKICADQDLILASGHYPYSDTKVVMEEAKRVGVKRLEIIHPAHIHSKTLISEMKEAASEGIKLMLSGLGTTTFPLHETGPVYAVRIIKEVGADNLVYGSDYGQVHNPTHLVGTEWTIKLLLAYGATKEEIKKVFQTTPAKHLGL
- a CDS encoding tripartite tricarboxylate transporter permease — its product is MDPLSGLLQGFSTALTARNLFNCFLGCFLGTLTGVLPGFGPGAAVALLLPMTLYLSPAAAVIMLAGIYYGAMYGGSTTSILVNIPGEAASVVTCFDGYKMALKGRAGPALGIAAFGSFIAGTLSIIGLMFVAPPLAKFALEFTSTEYVSIIFFGLTLLCFLGSGSKIKAFMMAAAGILIGTIGTDPVVSKDRFTFGFDFLMDGVGLIPVVMGLFGISEVLLNLEKQEFTLFVGKIKNLFPNFADWKASIGPITRGTVIGFFYGILPGGNAIISSILSYGVEKRLSKRPESFGQGAIEGVAGPEAANNATATSAFIPLLTLGVPTNSVMAIVLAALMIHEVVPGPLLITKTPDIFWGVIGSMYVGNVILLALNLPLIGIWVRLLKVPYVYLFSGILLFCLIGAYTIGSLVSDIGVMIFFGIVGFLMKKFEYEPAPLALAYILGPLFEDNLRRSLNISGGNFLIFFTRPISLTFIILGIVVLVLPFGLKVIKNSLKR
- a CDS encoding tripartite tricarboxylate transporter substrate binding protein, with protein sequence MKKNLVYLASLLVVASLWIGMTAPPGLAADAYPSKPLSYTVFFPPGGRSDIVARMLSPYIEKYLGTPVMVVNNVGGVGVIGHKAVREAKPDGYTVAQSGTTVMFQYTKPGINIWDYTWIANVYSAPFMIAVPTNSSFKTLKELVDYGKANPKKLKHGNTGTGNTTHLGSAAFASKFGCEFTQIAYKGEGPSVVGLAAGEVDVAFSPMVAFNQMFEAGKLRILATCSPQRSKDHPQIPTAKELGYDFSWDAWEAIFGPKGLKENKAVYQKLSDAIRKTIQDPDLGHKLLNIGLTVNYKPGDDLEQWLREDDKRVKKIIYELGLEYK
- a CDS encoding tripartite tricarboxylate transporter TctB family protein, with protein sequence MRSYDVVSSSFWLLVGVGFITGGFRYGFGTWHEPGPGLLPVVFGTVLGVLSSVLFIASFTGVKSEKKSFWEMKGSWRTVLAVSVSLIGYMVLFKQLGFILTTFLFLFFLLRFVGKKGWIISIALALVISVVCYGFFSYLLGTPLPKGQVYGSALRTTARV
- a CDS encoding PAS domain S-box protein, which codes for MTREQLLSQLEEMRQQLHLLDSCRQEMHSGQAKYERLLESAPDAMLFLNRNGRIVLSNAQLEELFGYAEGELIGMDVHTLIPERYHARHRKNVANYFSNPIPRLMGTNLEIYGLRKDKTEFPADISLSPLETDGEVLVIASIRDITEPKLAEQQIERNYRIQTVISSVLKVSLEPISLDEQINRVLDLILTTPGILPNAEGYIYSIGDDPEMLVLRAHRHSTGREPPFERIAADKCMCQGFRLTCTPDAAPSILDGHFCTPIVSSGQTLGLIMMDMKEGSTTTATPDAEMFLVAIANTLATVIMRHQAEAERNKLRDQLSESEKLAALGRIAADLADELRNPLTAVGGFARRLEKKFSDVSKEKEYVAFIVAEVTRMEGILRSVLSLSRGAARRMEQCDLSHIAEEAVRLSEKALRERSIAAEKVYHGGMITVKSSAGSGSTFSLHLSCSE